In Aegilops tauschii subsp. strangulata cultivar AL8/78 chromosome 3, Aet v6.0, whole genome shotgun sequence, one genomic interval encodes:
- the LOC109776860 gene encoding long chain base biosynthesis protein 2d — protein MVRLPYLTALTTLFSYGLLFAFGHFRDFFRRILDAGKSSNLKGYAPICLGYEDFYTRRLYLRIQDCFGRPIASAPDAWFDVVERHSNDGNKTLQRTTKTSKCLNLGSYNYLGFAAADEYCTPRVIESLKKYSASTCSARVDGGNTKLHTELEELVARFVGKPAAILFGMGYVTNSAIIPILIGKGGLIVSDSLNHISIVNGARGSGATVRVFQHNNPAHLEDVLREQIAGGQPRTHRPWKKIIVIVEGIYSMEGELCNLPEIMAVCKKYKAYTYLDEAHSIGAVGKTGRGVCELLGVDPADVDIMMGTFTKSFGSCGGYIAASKEIIHHLKHACPAHIYATSMSPPAVQQVISAIKVVLGEDGSNRGAKKLAQIRENSNFFRSELQKMGFEVLGDNDSPVMPIMLYNPAKIPAFSRECLRQNVAVVTVAFPATPLLLARARICISASQSREDLIKGLEVISKVGDLIGIKYFPVEQEKVASVDKLKKLE, from the exons ATGGTGAGGCTCCCGTACCTGACCGCGCTCACCACGCTCTTCAGCTACGGCCTCCTCTTCGCCTTCGGCCACTTCCGCGActtcttccgccggatcctcgaCGCCGGCAAATCCAGCAACCTCAAG GGTTACGCGCCCATTTGCCTGGGGTACGAGGATTTCTACACGCGCCGCCTCTACCTCCGCATCCAG GACTGTTTTGGCCGACCTATTGCCAGTGCGCCCGATGCTTGGTTCGATGTAGTTGAGCGTCACTCAAATGACGGCAACAAGACACTTCA ACGTACCACAAAAACATCCAAGTGTCTTAACTTGGGTTCCTACAACTACCTTGGTTTTGCTGCAGCAGATGAGTACTGCACTCCTCGTGTTATTGAGTCACTCAAGAAATATTCTGCCAGTACTTGCAGTGCCAGAGTTGATGGAG GAAATACTAAGCTGCACACGGAGCTCGAGGAACTAGTTGCACGATTTGTTGGCAAGCCTGCGGCTATTCTTTTTGGCATGGGTTATGTGACAAATTCTGCGATCATTCCTATTTTGATTGGGAAG GGGGGACTCATAGTTAGCGATTCATTGAACCATATTTCTATAGTGAATGGAGCCAGgggttcaggggctactgtccGGGTTTTTCAACATAACA ACCCTGCACATCTGGAAGACGTACTGAGGGAGCAGATTGCAGGGGGGCAACCTCGTACACACAGGCCATGGAAGAAGATAATTGTGATTGTTGAGGGAATTTATAGCATGGAAGGGGAGTTATGCAACCTTCCTGAGATTATGGCTGTCTGCAAGAAATACAAG GCTTACACATATTTAGACGAGGCACACAGTATTGGAGCTGTTGGAAAGACTGGAAGAGGTGTATGTGAACTACTAGGAGTGGATCCAGCTGATGTTGACATCATGATGGGAACATTTACAAAATCGTTTGGATCGTGCGGAGGTTATATTGCAGCATCAAAA GAGATCATTCACCATCTCAAGCACGCATGCCCAGCCCATATTTATGCAACATCCATGTCGCCTCCAGCAGTCCAGCAGGTCATCTCTGCGATAAAGGTCGTCCTTGGGGAAGATGGATCTAACAGAG GGGCAAAGAAACTTGCTCAGATTCGGGAGAACAGCAATTTTTTCCGTTCAGAGCTTCAGAAAATGGGTTTTGAGGTGCTGGGAGATAATGACTCACCTGTCATGCCTATCATGCTTTACAATCCTGCTAAAATTCCTGCATTCTCAAGGGAGTGCTTGAGACAAAAT GTTGCTGTTGTGACTGTTGCATTTCCTGCAACGCCGCTACTACTTGCCAGAGCTAGGATATGTATCTCAGCTTCTCAATCAAGGGAGGATCTAATTAAAGGGTTGGAG GTTATCAGCAAAGTTGGTGATCTCATCGGAATCAAGTACTTCCCCGTTGAGCAAGAGAAGGTTGCATCTGTTGACAAACTTAAGAAGCTTGAGTGA